From one Sus scrofa isolate TJ Tabasco breed Duroc chromosome 9, Sscrofa11.1, whole genome shotgun sequence genomic stretch:
- the RPA3 gene encoding replication protein A 14 kDa subunit: MVDVMELPKSRINASMVTQFIDQPVCFVGRLEKIHPTGKMFILSDGEGKNVTIELMEPLDEEISGIVEVVGRVTGKATIMCVSYIQFKEDNHPFDLGLYNEAVKIIHEFPQYFPLGVVQHG; the protein is encoded by the exons ATGGTGGACGTGATGGAGTTGCCCAAATCGCGCATCAACGCCAGCATGGTAACTCAGTTCATCGACCAGCCGGTCTGCTTCGTAGGGAGGCTGGAGAAG attcatcccactggaaaaatgtttattctttcagatggagaaggaaaaaatgtaacCATTGAGTTGATGGAGCCT CTTGATGAAGAAATCTCTGGAATCGTGGAAGTGGTTGGAAGAGTCACAGGCAAAGCAACCATTATGTGTGTCTCTTACATCCAGTTTAAAGAAGATAACCATCCTTTTG aTCTTGGACTTTATAATGAAGCTGTGAAAATTATCCATGAGTTCCCTCAGTATTTTCCTTTGGGTGTTGTGCAGCATGGTTGA